A single genomic interval of Perca fluviatilis chromosome 19, GENO_Pfluv_1.0, whole genome shotgun sequence harbors:
- the tlx1 gene encoding T-cell leukemia homeobox protein 1, with product MDHIGIGLLGAHLQQHAHAEPISFGIDQILSNVEQSCMLGARMHEPDYGHGAYDSYASSGVNGTGYMYGNAGYNGTGNSCGVASLGGAYHMNAGVNASGTNVSSSRVIRVPAHRPMSGGNSSAPPVSGRGNVSNMTFPWMESNRRYTKDRFTVSLSPLTVTRRVGHPYQNRTPPKKKKPRTSFTRLQICELEKRFHRQKYLASAERAALAKALKMTDAQVKTWFQNRRTKWRRQTAEEREAERQQANRILMQLQQEAFQKTINQPVTPDPLCLQNSSLFALQNMQPWTENTAKICSVSACE from the exons ATGGATCACATAGGGATAGGCCTACTGGGGGCGCATCTGCAGCAGCACGCGCACGCGGAGCCCATCAGCTTCGGCATCGATCAGATCCTTAGTAACGTGGAGCAGAGCTGCATGCTGGGCGCGAGGATGCACGAGCCGGACTACGGACACGGGGCCTACGACAGCTACGCCAGCAGCGGCGTGAACGGCACCGGCTATATGTACGGTAACGCCGGATATAACGGCACCGGCAACTCGTGCGGGGTGGCTTCCCTCGGCGGGGCCTACCACATGAACGCGGGCGTGAATGCGAGCGGGACTAACGTGAGCTCCTCGAGGGTCATCCGTGTCCCCGCGCACCGGCCTATGAGCGGCGGGAACTCGTCCGCTCCGCCGGTAAGCGGCCGCGGGAACGTCAGCAACATGACGTTCCCCTGGATGGAGAGCAACCGACGCTACACCAAAGACAGGTTCACAG TGTCCCTCTCACCCCTCACTGTAACACGTCGTGTAGGTCACCCCTACCAGAACAGGACGCCTCCTAAGAAGAAGAAGCCTCGGACGTCGTTCACTCGGCTGCAGATCTGTGAGCTGGAGAAGCGCTTCCATCGGCAGAAGTACCTGGCGTCCGCCGAGCGGGCCGCCCTCGCCAAGGCCCTGAAGATGACTGACGCCCAGGTCAAAACTTGGTTCCAAAACAGACGCACCAAATGGAG GCGGCAGACGGCGGAGGAGCGCGAGGCGGAGCGGCAGCAGGCCAACCGGATCCTCATGCAGCTGCAGCAGGAGGCCTTCCAGAAGACCATCAACCAGCCGGTCACCCCGGACCCGCTGTGCCTGCAGAACAGCTCTCTGTTCGCCCTGCAGAACATGCAGCCATGGACCGAGAACACCGCCAAGATCTGCAGCGTGTCGGCCTGCGAGTAG